From a region of the Mycobacteroides saopaulense genome:
- a CDS encoding class I SAM-dependent methyltransferase — MTTPVSFDNKFFSAMWSAIARREPPEIKELRAENLRGLTGHVLEVGAGIGSNFPLYPNTVTAVTALEPESRLRPQAEDAAAGAAIPVTVTAGVFEDLAVTGEDRFDAVVCSLVLCSVSDPDRAAAQAFEVLKPGGEVRFFEHVAHDGALGLVQRAVDATFWPRLFGNCHTHRDTLGAIERAGFQIEGQRDDWLKVMGIPMPSSSIVIGRAVKPA; from the coding sequence ATGACGACGCCCGTCAGCTTCGATAACAAATTCTTCTCGGCAATGTGGTCCGCCATCGCGCGACGCGAGCCTCCGGAGATCAAAGAGCTGCGTGCCGAGAATTTGCGAGGCCTGACGGGGCACGTGCTGGAGGTGGGTGCGGGGATCGGCTCGAACTTCCCGCTGTACCCGAACACGGTGACCGCGGTGACGGCACTCGAACCCGAATCCAGGCTGCGCCCGCAAGCCGAGGACGCGGCGGCCGGTGCGGCGATCCCGGTGACGGTGACCGCCGGTGTCTTCGAGGATCTTGCGGTCACCGGGGAGGACCGATTCGACGCGGTGGTGTGCTCGCTGGTGTTGTGCTCGGTGAGCGATCCCGACCGTGCCGCAGCGCAGGCCTTCGAGGTGCTCAAGCCGGGCGGAGAGGTGCGTTTCTTCGAGCATGTAGCCCACGACGGTGCGCTCGGGCTGGTGCAGCGCGCCGTCGACGCGACGTTCTGGCCGAGACTGTTCGGTAACTGCCACACCCACCGAGACACGCTGGGCGCGATCGAACGCGCCGGGTTCCAGATCGAGGGGCAGCGGGATGACTGGCTCAAGGTGATGGGTATCCCGATGCCGTCCTCGTCGATCGTGATCGGACGCGCGGTCAAACCCGCCTAG
- a CDS encoding class I SAM-dependent methyltransferase gives MAAIDARHLDGVSETALITLRQRAEEAARPDGVIDDPMAVVVYESLDYDYHHFGRTHQGIALRALTFDNVTNEYLADRPRATVVALAEGLQTSFWRIDNGELKWVTVDLEPIVRLRQQLLPPSDRLRYIAQSALDYSWMDQVDASEGVVITAEGLFMYLERDVVFDLIAACAKRFPGGWMAFDTIPWLMSVYSQRRGWKLSKHYTVPPMPFSFTAHQYDELRALDGVRAVREVRMPPGRGNFLKLATPLFYDLPFSDRIRPAMTVVEFG, from the coding sequence ATGGCTGCCATTGATGCCCGCCACCTCGACGGGGTGTCCGAAACCGCGCTCATCACTCTGCGCCAGCGCGCCGAAGAGGCGGCCCGGCCCGATGGCGTGATCGACGATCCGATGGCCGTCGTGGTCTACGAGAGCCTGGATTACGACTACCACCACTTCGGCCGGACACATCAAGGTATTGCGCTGCGGGCGTTGACATTCGACAACGTCACCAACGAGTACCTGGCCGATCGTCCGCGTGCCACGGTGGTGGCGCTGGCCGAGGGATTGCAGACCAGCTTCTGGCGTATCGACAACGGCGAGCTGAAGTGGGTGACGGTCGACCTGGAACCCATCGTGCGGTTGCGTCAGCAGTTGCTCCCCCCGTCGGACCGGCTCCGTTACATCGCACAGTCGGCACTCGACTACTCCTGGATGGATCAGGTCGACGCCTCCGAGGGTGTGGTGATCACCGCCGAGGGCCTGTTCATGTACCTGGAACGCGACGTCGTGTTCGATCTCATCGCCGCCTGCGCCAAACGCTTCCCCGGTGGCTGGATGGCGTTCGACACCATCCCGTGGTTGATGAGCGTGTATTCGCAACGGCGGGGCTGGAAGCTGAGCAAGCACTACACGGTGCCGCCGATGCCGTTCTCTTTCACCGCCCACCAATACGACGAGCTACGTGCTCTCGACGGTGTGCGCGCGGTCCGCGAGGTGCGGATGCCACCCGGCCGCGGAAACTTCCTGAAGCTGGCCACGCCGCTGTTCTACGACCTGCCCTTCTCCGACCGGATCAGGCCGGCGATGACCGTCGTCGAATTCGGTTGA
- a CDS encoding DUF1697 domain-containing protein, whose protein sequence is MTRYAALLRGVNVGGITMKMADVRDALATDGFAGVTTILASGNVLLDATEPAAAVKERLQQVLGDRFGYEAWVLVYDLDTIGQIIAAFPWEPEIEDVHSYVMFCSEPEVLAELAGLDTELDENERIAAGDGVLYWQVPKSQTLSSPVGKTMGKKRYKSTTTTRNLRTLHKLVR, encoded by the coding sequence GTGACCAGATACGCCGCCTTGCTGCGCGGAGTGAACGTTGGTGGCATCACGATGAAGATGGCCGATGTCCGCGATGCCCTCGCCACTGATGGATTCGCAGGTGTGACAACGATTCTCGCCAGCGGCAACGTACTGCTCGACGCAACCGAGCCCGCGGCCGCGGTCAAGGAACGACTGCAGCAGGTACTCGGCGATCGCTTCGGCTACGAGGCATGGGTGCTGGTGTACGACCTGGACACCATCGGCCAGATCATCGCGGCATTCCCGTGGGAGCCCGAGATCGAGGACGTGCATTCGTACGTGATGTTCTGCAGCGAGCCCGAGGTGCTTGCCGAACTGGCCGGCCTCGATACCGAGCTCGACGAGAACGAACGCATCGCCGCCGGCGATGGGGTGCTGTACTGGCAGGTGCCCAAGTCGCAGACCCTGAGCAGCCCCGTCGGCAAGACGATGGGCAAGAAGCGATACAAGTCGACGACCACCACCCGCAACCTGCGGACGTTGCACAAGCTCGTTCGCTAG
- a CDS encoding class I SAM-dependent methyltransferase translates to MTESDALRPSGSSRISGDSLDGVSATTLWTLHNRGTEAKRPDSLIQDPLAAELFDAIEYDYRKFGRPSQSHALRALSFDSQARVYLATHPRAAVVALAEGMQTSFWRLGGDKPTTQFTWYSVDLPPVMELRDQLLPKNEGIVKLAQSALDLSWMDRVDDSGGVFITAEGLLMYLRPEESLGLIEACAKRFPGGQMMFDSIPHWFSKRTLQGFKLSDRYVAPPMPFALTADEGESLTSIPGVSAAIDIPLHPGRGIWKFVNAKRLDRGFLRRTRPSMTLLQFG, encoded by the coding sequence ATGACCGAGTCCGATGCTCTTCGCCCAAGCGGCTCATCGCGGATCAGCGGAGACAGCCTGGACGGCGTCTCGGCTACCACCCTGTGGACACTGCACAATCGCGGCACCGAGGCCAAGCGCCCCGACAGTCTCATCCAGGACCCGCTGGCCGCGGAGCTCTTCGACGCCATCGAGTACGACTACCGCAAGTTCGGTCGCCCGTCGCAGTCCCACGCACTCAGGGCATTGTCGTTCGACTCGCAAGCACGGGTGTATCTCGCAACGCACCCCAGAGCGGCGGTGGTGGCCCTCGCGGAGGGCATGCAGACGAGCTTCTGGCGGCTGGGCGGCGACAAACCCACGACGCAATTCACCTGGTATTCAGTGGATCTACCGCCGGTGATGGAGCTGCGCGACCAACTGCTGCCCAAGAACGAGGGGATCGTGAAGCTGGCCCAGTCGGCCCTCGACCTGAGCTGGATGGATCGGGTCGACGACTCGGGCGGTGTGTTCATCACGGCCGAGGGGCTGCTGATGTACTTGCGACCCGAGGAGTCACTGGGACTGATCGAAGCCTGCGCCAAGCGCTTTCCCGGCGGACAGATGATGTTCGACAGCATCCCGCATTGGTTCAGCAAGCGCACCCTACAGGGGTTCAAACTCTCGGACCGCTACGTGGCCCCACCGATGCCGTTCGCGCTGACAGCCGATGAGGGTGAGTCACTGACGTCCATTCCCGGAGTGTCCGCGGCCATCGACATCCCGTTGCATCCGGGCCGTGGAATCTGGAAGTTCGTGAACGCCAAGCGTCTTGATCGCGGATTTCTGCGTAGAACCCGGCCGTCCATGACACTGCTGCAGTTCGGATAA
- a CDS encoding DUF5302 domain-containing protein has protein sequence MTDSKGSGDSAADEAKRKFREALERKNTKASSAADHKDTGSKPTHAHGRAGSHREFRRKSG, from the coding sequence ATGACCGATTCGAAGGGGAGCGGCGACTCGGCCGCGGACGAGGCCAAGCGCAAGTTCCGCGAGGCCCTTGAGCGCAAGAACACCAAGGCCAGCTCCGCCGCCGATCACAAGGACACCGGAAGCAAGCCGACCCATGCACACGGCCGGGCCGGCTCGCATCGCGAATTCCGTCGTAAGAGCGGCTAG
- a CDS encoding acyltransferase family protein, producing MTMTLGLPTADEVGAATPTTRDRALDVIRIVSLAGVVLGHTVMAVSTIDNGVLLWGNLLNGRPIFQALTWVFQIMPLFFFAGVAASVGSWKPGTSWGSWLMHRCTRLYRPVFYYVGFWALALVILRQVLPLHVYEPVAGVSTQLLWFLGAYVLVLAAVPLLARITTTRAMFTALAGIYLGIAAVDVLRLGLDASKGIGYVNFVVWLLPAVLGVGYRRQLITRKAALALAAAVFAINIALVTFGPYTISLVGVAGQKVPNMIPPSLVLAGHAIILSALAIAAMPAINRWAQRPRVWWAVAIGNSGAMTLYLWHMPALLGMHLVFDFLGFPRYDTAAPNFITLSVLQVATMVLLVTGLFLALRPLENNPLPGWDGGYVAHPGPRSAVVGIALMAAGGFTLASVVWGLKGFGLVCWLVVLAGLVVARLLASEKKAV from the coding sequence ATGACGATGACTCTGGGCCTGCCCACCGCCGATGAGGTGGGCGCAGCCACCCCGACCACGCGTGACCGCGCACTCGACGTGATCCGGATCGTGTCGCTGGCCGGCGTGGTCCTCGGGCACACCGTCATGGCGGTGAGCACCATCGACAACGGCGTGCTGCTCTGGGGCAACCTGCTCAACGGCCGCCCCATTTTCCAGGCGCTGACCTGGGTTTTCCAGATCATGCCGCTGTTCTTCTTCGCCGGTGTCGCGGCCAGCGTGGGGTCCTGGAAGCCCGGAACCAGCTGGGGGTCCTGGCTGATGCATCGCTGCACCCGGCTGTATCGCCCGGTGTTCTACTACGTGGGCTTCTGGGCGCTGGCGCTGGTGATTCTCCGGCAGGTCCTGCCTCTGCATGTCTATGAGCCGGTCGCCGGTGTGAGCACCCAGCTGCTGTGGTTCCTCGGGGCCTACGTGCTGGTGCTGGCGGCGGTGCCGCTGTTGGCCCGGATCACGACGACACGTGCGATGTTCACGGCGCTCGCAGGAATCTACTTGGGCATCGCGGCGGTGGACGTGCTGCGACTCGGCCTGGATGCATCCAAGGGGATCGGGTACGTCAACTTCGTGGTGTGGCTGCTGCCGGCGGTTTTGGGCGTGGGGTACCGCCGTCAGCTGATCACCCGGAAGGCGGCCCTGGCGCTGGCCGCGGCCGTTTTCGCGATCAACATCGCCCTGGTGACGTTCGGCCCGTACACCATCAGCCTGGTCGGCGTGGCCGGCCAGAAGGTGCCGAACATGATCCCGCCGTCGCTGGTGCTGGCCGGGCACGCAATCATCCTGTCCGCCCTTGCTATCGCGGCGATGCCGGCCATCAACCGGTGGGCACAGCGTCCACGCGTGTGGTGGGCGGTGGCCATCGGCAACTCGGGTGCGATGACGCTGTACCTGTGGCACATGCCCGCACTCCTCGGCATGCATCTGGTGTTCGACTTCCTCGGGTTCCCCCGATATGACACCGCCGCACCGAATTTCATCACCCTGTCGGTGCTCCAGGTGGCGACGATGGTCCTGCTGGTGACCGGACTGTTCCTGGCCCTGCGGCCGCTGGAGAACAACCCGCTACCCGGCTGGGATGGCGGCTATGTCGCACACCCCGGCCCACGCAGCGCCGTCGTCGGGATAGCGCTGATGGCCGCGGGCGGATTCACCTTGGCCTCAGTGGTCTGGGGACTCAAGGGATTTGGCCTCGTGTGCTGGCTGGTAGTGCTGGCCGGGCTGGTCGTCGCCCGGCTGCTGGCCAGTGAGAAGAAGGCCGTCTAG
- a CDS encoding MFS transporter, translated as MIARLRRSAAFILLAFSFSTVMIGTTMPTPMYALYSQQMHFSVLTTTVVYATYAAGVLFALLMFGGWSDVLGRRPLLLTGAGFAILSSVIFLFVDSVPLLLIARIVSGLSAGFFTGAATVAVIEAAPEQWRGRAAAVATIANTGGLGLGPLVAGILVQYAPWPTHLAFIVHIALVSIAVVALLLAPETAPKHGKLGVQRLSLPPQVRTTFAAAATAGFAGFAALGSFTAVAPGFLSTVIGIDNHAVAGASVFLTFGSSCVAQILARQVPAAKALVIGCAILLTGMLLVVVALHTSSLPWYLASAVVVGIGQGISFSRGLASIADRTPEDNRAEVTSSYFVVAYIGIALPVIGEGLAAQAWGLRTAGVTFALAVAALAALCLIAVIWQERPRRIQAVEPATTG; from the coding sequence GTGATTGCCCGTCTGCGCCGTTCGGCTGCCTTCATCCTGCTGGCGTTCAGCTTCTCCACCGTCATGATCGGCACCACGATGCCGACCCCGATGTACGCCTTGTACTCGCAGCAGATGCACTTTTCGGTGCTCACCACCACGGTTGTCTATGCCACCTATGCCGCCGGGGTGCTGTTCGCGCTGCTGATGTTCGGCGGCTGGTCCGATGTTCTCGGCCGTCGCCCTCTGTTGCTGACGGGCGCCGGATTCGCCATCCTCAGCTCGGTCATCTTCCTGTTCGTCGACTCGGTTCCGCTGCTGCTGATCGCGCGCATCGTCTCGGGCCTGTCGGCAGGCTTCTTCACCGGTGCGGCCACCGTCGCTGTCATCGAGGCAGCACCCGAGCAATGGCGGGGGCGGGCGGCGGCGGTGGCGACCATCGCCAACACCGGCGGCCTCGGGCTCGGCCCGCTGGTGGCCGGCATCCTCGTGCAGTACGCGCCCTGGCCGACACACCTGGCGTTCATCGTTCATATCGCGCTCGTGTCGATCGCCGTGGTGGCGCTGCTGCTGGCACCGGAAACCGCGCCCAAGCACGGAAAACTTGGTGTGCAACGCCTTTCGCTTCCTCCTCAAGTCCGCACGACATTCGCGGCTGCGGCTACAGCGGGCTTCGCCGGCTTCGCGGCACTCGGGTCATTCACCGCCGTGGCCCCCGGATTCCTGTCCACGGTGATCGGCATCGACAACCATGCGGTCGCCGGGGCGAGCGTCTTTCTGACGTTCGGATCTTCTTGCGTGGCACAGATTCTCGCCCGTCAGGTGCCTGCGGCCAAGGCCCTGGTCATCGGCTGCGCCATCCTGCTGACCGGCATGCTGCTTGTGGTGGTGGCGCTGCACACCTCCTCGCTGCCGTGGTACCTGGCCAGCGCGGTGGTGGTGGGCATCGGGCAGGGCATCAGCTTCAGCCGTGGGCTGGCCTCGATCGCCGACCGCACCCCCGAGGACAACCGCGCCGAGGTGACCTCCAGTTACTTCGTGGTCGCCTACATCGGCATCGCGCTGCCGGTCATCGGCGAGGGCCTGGCCGCCCAGGCGTGGGGTCTGCGCACCGCCGGTGTCACCTTCGCCCTCGCGGTGGCCGCGCTGGCGGCGCTCTGCCTGATCGCCGTCATCTGGCAGGAGCGCCCGCGCCGGATACAGGCGGTGGAGCCGGCGACCACCGGCTAA